Proteins from one Rosa chinensis cultivar Old Blush chromosome 7, RchiOBHm-V2, whole genome shotgun sequence genomic window:
- the LOC112177231 gene encoding TMV resistance protein N, translating into MSTQRTSPSLPPSAPQLKYDVFLSFRGDDTRKAFTDHLYTALEHQGIITFRDDPELQKGEAISPALIAAIEESRFALIVLSQNYASSTWCLDELERILEYMKGRKTVLPIFYDVDPSVVRKQTGSFREAFTNHEERFRDDKEKVRRWRYALTEVASFSGWNSKEWYESKLIRDIVEVIWTKLQPTSFSYAENLVGIYSRLQPVNFLLDVGVDDVRFIGIWGMGGTGKTTMVRAVYERISREFEFSFLLTDVRNSVEKSGLLNLQKQLLSGIWTKKANISDPHEGATIIRRLLGHKKVLLILDDVNHSSHLEYLAGNQEWFGSGSRVLITTRNEHLLIRHGVERRLKVEELNHDDSLQLFSWKAFNRGHPEEDFLGLSESVISYAKGLPLALEVLGSFLHGRDQSEWNSALGKLGRVCNLEIFDILKISYNDLDSEEKKIFLDIACFFNGQDKDRVTEVLTSCNFSAIIGIKVLMERSLLNLSNGRLWMHDLLREMGHEIVHLESPNEPGRCSRLWLLEDVKHVLTKITGTEAIEGIFVDSTESGVDVDVTPKSFSMMRKLRYLKIKNGNLPKGLDYLPNSLRILDWTMYPLKSLPSHFNPQKLLELSLSHSCIKHVWLGTEPLYNLKTINLSHSLKLVNTPDFKDMPYLENLFLEGCIRLYQLDPSIEVLERLTVLNVKDCKNLVHFASRVRGLKSLKVLNLSGCSKVNKLPNDTGHLESLEELYLNGTSIKQLPTSAEMLERLSLLNMENCKHLVCLPSSVVGGLKSLKDLNLSGCSKLDKLPDELGHIACLEKLDVSGSGIREVPSSIGLLKNLKELSIAGCAAQSPTSWNMMSNPFQLLRKRSHIPAGLSLPCLSSLHSLTKLDLSDCNLSEEAMPSGFGCLSSLEILDLSRNQFFRLPESISQLSKLVYIGLYQCCKLRTLPELPSHVWVEADNCISLDTLANQIGQCNSVLQGIFVNCFKMVENESCGSIALSLLTRYLKSKTFSVRRRFQFIGPGNEVSEWYNHQRGGSLITLELHPGWLSNKFMGFAWCVVFRLLKPLPPLVTWSIQCTLKANGKDSPRSCSLLGDEWGQPVSDHIWFFYVPCDDFSHHEWQDIYCQPVFSFQPRYGDERIMNEEIVQVKKCGVRMVYEEDVEELWETLLKQSNVGINTKRCLQHYDDDGASSSASEAHPKRIEQLHLDSAEPSGTPYIHNKKHD; encoded by the exons ATGAGCACACAAAGAACCTCTCCATCTTTGCCCCCTTCAGCTCCTCAGTTGAAATATGATGTTTTTCTGAGTTTTAGAGGTGATGACACTCGCAAGGCTTTTACTGACCACTTATACACTGCATTGGAACATCAAGGAATCATAACTTTCAGGGATGATCCTGAACTTCAAAAAGGGGAAGCTATTTCTCCAGCACTAATTGCTGCAATTGAAGAATCGAGATTTGCTCTCATTGTTCTCTCACAAAATTATGCATCGTCAacatggtgcttggatgaactagAGAGAATTCTTGAATACatgaaaggaagaaaaactgTGCTGCCAATTTTCTATGATGTTGATCCCTCTGTTGTACGAAAGCAAACAGGGAGTTTTAGAGAAGCCTTTACTAATCATGAAGAAAGGTTTAGGGATGACAAAGAGAAAGTGAGAAGGTGGAGATATGCTTTGACAGAAGTGGCAAGTTTCTCAGGGTGGAATTCAAAGGAATG GTATGAATCAAAGCTCATTAGAGATATTGTTGAAGTTATATGGACAAAATTGCAACCTACATCATTCAGTTATGCAGAAAATCTAGTCGGAATTTACTCAAGATTGCAGCCAGtcaatttccttttagatgtagGGGTGGATGACGTCCGCTTCATTGGTATATGGGGAATGGGCGGGACTGGTAAGACTACTATGGTAAGAGCGGTGTATGAGAGAATCTCTCGTGAATTTGAATTTAGTTTCCTTCTTACCGATGTGAGAAACTCTGTTGAAAAAAGTGGTCTACTTAATTTACAAAAGCAACTTCTCTCTGGGATCTGGACAAAGAAGGCCAACATATCAGACCCTCATGAAGGAGCCACCATTATACGGAGGTTGTTAGGTCACAAAAAAGTTCTTCtcattcttgatgatgtgaaccATTCAAGTCATTTAGAATATTTGGCAGGAAACCAAGAGTGGTTTGGTTCAGGGAGTAGGGTGCTTATCACAACTAGAAATGAGCATTTGTTGATTAGACATGGAGTGGAGAGAAGGTTGAAGGTCGAAGAATTAAATCATGATGATTCTCTTCAGCTTTTTAGCTGGAAAGCATTCAACAGAGGTCACCCTGAAGAAGATTTTCTTGGTCTTTCAGAATCTGTTATAAGTTATGCCAAAGGTCTTCCTTTAGCTCTTGAAGTACTGGGTTCTTTTTTGCATGGAAGAGATCAAAGTGAATGGAACAGTGCACTGGGGAAACTGGGAAGAGTTTGTAACTTGGAAATCTTTGACATACTTAAAATAAGTTACAATGATCTAGATtctgaagagaagaaaatattccTAGACATTGCTTGTTTCTTTAACGGACAGGACAAAGATCGAGTAACAGAAGTGCTAACCAGCTGCAActtttctgcaattattggaaTAAAAGTCCTCATGGAAAGATCTCTCCTTAATCTTTCAAATGGAAGACTATGGATGCATGATTTGCTCAGAGAAATGGGTCACGAAATTGTCCACCTGGAATCTCCTAACGAGCCGGGCAGGTGCAGTAGGTTATGGCTTCTTGAAGACGTCAAACATGTTTTGACCAAAATTACT GGAACTGAAGCAATAGAAGGCATATTTGTGGACTCAACCGAGTCAGGAGTAGACGTGGACGTGACTCCGAAATCATTTTCAATGATGAGAAAATTGAGATACCTGAAGATTAAGAATGGGAACCTGCCTAAGGGGCTTGATTATCTTCCCAATAGTTTACGGATTCTTGATTGGACAATGTATCCATTAAAATCTCTGCCATCACATTTCAACCCTCAAAAGCTGCTCGAACTCAGCTTGTCTCACAGTTGTATTAAACATGTTTGGTTAGGAACAGAG CCTTTATACAATTTGAAAACCATTAATCTGAGTCACTCTCTGAAGCTTGTCAACACCCCAGACTTCAAAGATATGCCATATCTCGAGAATCTGTTTCTTGAAGGTTGTATAAGATTGTATCAGCTTGACCCAAGTATTGAAGTGCTTGAAAGACTTACTGTGCTGAATGTGAAAGATTGCAAGAATCTTGTGCATTTTGCAAGCCGTGTACGTGGCTTAAAGTCTCTCAAAGTTCTTAATCTTTCTGGTTGTTCAAAGGTTAACAAACTTCCGAATGACACGGGTCATTTGGAGAGTTTGGAGGAGCTTTATCTGAATGGCACTAGCATAAAACAACTACCTACATCTGCTGAAATGCTTGAAAGACTTTCTCTCTTAAACATGGAAAATTGCAAACATCTTGTGTGTCTTCCAAGCAGTGTCGTAGGTGGCTTAAAATCTCTGAAAGATCTCAATCTTTCTGGTTGCTCAAAGCTTGACAAATTGCCAGATGAGTTGGGTCATATTGCCTGTTTGGAGAAGCTTGATGTGAGTGGAAGTGGCATAAGAGAAGTGCCCTCCTCTATTGGTCTTTTGAAAAACCTCAAAGAATTATCTATTGCTGGATGTGCGGCACAGTCACCTACATcatggaatatgatgtccaatcCCTTTCAGTTATTGCGAAAAAGAAGTCACATTCCGGCAGGATTGTCGTTGCCTTGTTTGTCTAGTTTGCATTCATTAACCAAACTAGATCTAAGTGACTGCAATCTTTCTGAAGAAGCAATGCCCAGTGGTTTTGGATGCTTGTCTTCATTAGAAATATTAGATCTCAGCAGAAATCAATTCTTTAGATTACCCGAGAGCATCAGCCAACTCTCTAAGCTTGTATATATTGGATTGTATCAATGCTGCAAGCTTCGGACATTACCAGAGCTTCCATCTCATGTATGGGTAGAAGCTGACAACTGCATTTCATTAGATACGTTGGCCAATCAAATAGGACAATGCAATTCGGTGCTGCAAGGAATCTTTGTTAACTGTTTCAAAATGGTGGAGAATGAAAGCTGTGGGAGTATAGCACTTTCATTGCTAACACGCTACCTTAAGAGCAAAACATTTTCTGTCCGTAGACGATTTCAGTTTATTGGTCCTGGAAACGAAGTTTCAGAGTGGTACAATCACCAAAGAGGGGGGTCTTTGATAACTCTAGAGCTGCATCCAGGTTGGTTAAGTAACAAGTTTATGGGATTCGCCTGGTGTGTCGTTTTTAGACTCCTCAAACCACTCCCGCCTTTGGTTACGTGGTCCATTCAGTGCACACTAAAGGCGAATGGAAAAGACAGTCCCCGCAGTTGTTCATTGTTAGGGGACGAGTGGGGTCAACCTGTGTCAGATCACATTTGGTTCTTCTATGTGCCTTGTGATGATTTCTCTCATCATGAGTGGCAGGATATCTACTGTCAGCCTGTATTCTCATTTCAACCCCGCTACGGGGATGAACGAATAATGAATGAGGAAATTGTGCAAGTGAAGAAGTGTGGGGTCCGTATGGTATATGAGGAAGATGTAGAGGAGCTTTGGGAAACATTATTGAAGCAGAGTAATGTGGGCATTAATACCAAGCGATGCCTTCAACACTATGATGATGATGGAGCATCTAGTAGTGCAAGTGAGGCTCATCCAAAAAGAATTGAACAACTCCACCTTGACAGCGCAGAACCCAGCGGAACTCCTTATATTCATAACAAGAAACATGATTAA